In a single window of the Zonotrichia leucophrys gambelii isolate GWCS_2022_RI chromosome 2, RI_Zleu_2.0, whole genome shotgun sequence genome:
- the EIF1B gene encoding eukaryotic translation initiation factor 1b, translated as MSSIQNLQSFDPFADATKGDDLLPAGTEDYIHIRIQQRNGRKTLTTVQGIADDYDKKKLVKAFKKKFACNGTVIEHPEYGEVIQLQGDQRKNICQFLLEIGIVKEEQLKVHGF; from the exons ATGTCCTCGATCCAGAACCTCCAATCCTTTG ACCCCTTTGCTGATGCAACAAAGGGTGACGACTTACTCCCAGCGGGGACTGAGGATTACATTCATATAAGGATCCAGCAACGGAACGGAAGAAAGACACTGACAACTGTTCAGGGCATTGCAGATGATTATGACAAGAAGAAACTTGTGAAAGCTTTCAAAAAG AAATTTGCTTGTAATGGTACTGTGATTGAGCATCCTGAATACGGTGAAGTTATCCAGCTGCAAGGTGACCAGAGGAAGAACATTTGCCAATTCCTCTTGGAG ATTGGCATTGTCAAGGAAGAACAACTGAAAGTTCATGGTTTCTAA